One window from the genome of Paraclostridium sordellii encodes:
- a CDS encoding sensor histidine kinase, producing MNIKDYLKDRSLAILLNFIFFAFVIFILKASQVERVTIIFTTMLWIALSGIEIFYGYLKKKSYYDQVINSLNELDKKYLLPVVIKRPSFCEGKILYDVLSITDKSMNEEVNKYKFNQEEYREYLDLWVHEIKTPIAASKLVIENNKNEHTLSILEEIEKVEGFIEQALYYSKSSEIEIDYIIKETDLRKCINNTIKRNKNLIREKKICIDIEDFMEKVYCDGKWMEFILNQIIANSIKYIGDKSINKKLEKELPTISIYTKLKDNSLELYIKDNGIGIDKKDLNKVFNKGFTGINGRKLKKSTGMGLYISNRLAQKMYLGLDIYSIVNEETTVKITFPKSNMIQL from the coding sequence ATGAATATAAAAGATTATTTAAAAGATAGAAGCTTAGCTATATTATTAAATTTTATATTTTTTGCTTTTGTAATTTTTATACTAAAAGCATCTCAAGTTGAAAGAGTAACAATAATTTTTACAACTATGCTTTGGATAGCTTTAAGTGGTATAGAAATTTTTTATGGATATTTAAAAAAGAAAAGTTACTACGATCAAGTGATAAATTCTTTAAATGAACTAGACAAAAAATACTTACTACCAGTAGTTATAAAAAGACCATCTTTTTGCGAAGGGAAAATTTTATATGATGTACTTAGCATTACAGATAAATCTATGAATGAAGAAGTTAATAAATATAAATTTAATCAAGAAGAATACAGAGAGTATCTTGATTTGTGGGTACATGAAATAAAAACTCCAATAGCAGCTAGTAAGTTAGTTATAGAAAACAATAAAAATGAACATACATTAAGTATTTTAGAAGAAATTGAAAAAGTAGAAGGTTTTATAGAGCAAGCTCTTTATTATTCAAAGTCAAGTGAAATCGAAATAGATTACATAATAAAAGAAACAGATTTAAGAAAATGTATAAATAACACTATTAAAAGAAATAAAAACTTAATTAGAGAAAAGAAGATTTGTATAGACATAGAAGATTTTATGGAGAAAGTTTATTGTGATGGAAAATGGATGGAGTTTATATTAAATCAAATTATAGCAAATTCTATAAAATACATAGGAGATAAATCTATAAATAAAAAGCTAGAAAAAGAACTTCCAACAATATCTATATACACAAAACTTAAAGACAATAGCTTAGAATTATATATAAAAGATAATGGTATTGGAATTGATAAGAAGGATTTAAATAAAGTTTTTAACAAAGGATTTACAGGAATCAATGGAAGAAAACTAAAAAAATCAACAGGAATGGGACTTTATATATCAAACCGATTAGCCCAAAAGATGTATTTAGGACTAGATATATACTCTATTGTTAATGAAGAAACCACTGTAAAAATAACTTTTCCAAAAAGTAATATGATTCAACTATAA
- a CDS encoding ABC transporter ATP-binding protein, with product MSTVLKVKNIEKYYGNKKNLTKAINNISFEVDKGEFIGIMGPSGSGKTTLLNCIATIDKATTGNIQIEDKDITTLSRKNIEKFRREHLGFIFQEFNLLDTLTVYENISLALSILGVKGAEIDKRVKSVSSRLGIADILTKFPYEISGGQKQRVACARAIINEPALILADEPTGSLDSKSARVLLENLSDLNESMNSTIMMVTHDAFTASYCKRILFIKDGKIFNELIRGNDDRKEFFKRIIEVVTLLGGDNNNVI from the coding sequence ATGAGTACAGTTCTTAAAGTTAAAAATATAGAAAAATATTATGGGAATAAGAAAAATTTAACAAAGGCTATTAATAATATTTCATTTGAGGTTGATAAGGGTGAGTTTATAGGAATTATGGGGCCTAGTGGAAGTGGTAAAACTACACTTTTAAATTGTATAGCAACAATAGATAAAGCAACTACTGGAAACATACAAATTGAAGACAAAGACATAACAACTTTATCAAGAAAGAACATAGAAAAGTTTAGAAGAGAACATTTAGGATTTATATTTCAAGAGTTTAATTTACTAGATACTTTAACTGTATATGAAAATATATCTTTAGCATTATCTATACTAGGAGTAAAGGGAGCAGAAATAGATAAAAGAGTAAAAAGTGTATCAAGTAGACTAGGAATAGCTGATATATTAACTAAATTTCCATATGAAATATCAGGAGGACAAAAGCAAAGGGTAGCTTGTGCAAGAGCAATAATAAATGAACCAGCTTTAATTCTTGCAGATGAACCAACTGGGTCACTAGATTCAAAATCAGCGAGAGTTTTACTTGAAAATTTATCTGATTTAAACGAAAGTATGAATTCTACAATAATGATGGTAACTCATGATGCTTTTACAGCTAGTTATTGTAAAAGAATTTTATTTATAAAAGATGGAAAAATCTTTAATGAATTGATAAGAGGAAATGATGACAGAAAAGAATTTTTCAAAAGAATTATAGAAGTTGTTACTCTTTTAGGAGGTGACAATAACAATGTTATTTAA
- a CDS encoding DUF2975 domain-containing protein: MKATFSKDILSFILYFLVLALGIGFIGFPIMVLQKFSNLDLFSVFNAIINLVYILMYLTVVLCLIKIISSTLVSPFIKENVKRFKIMGCCLIVNTMFECIIGYNAAAISKSVTIIGSDSGGITPPMIICLISALICFVIGEVFDKAIKIKNESDLTI; the protein is encoded by the coding sequence ATGAAAGCTACATTTTCAAAGGATATTTTAAGTTTTATATTGTATTTTTTAGTACTAGCTCTAGGAATTGGCTTTATAGGATTTCCTATAATGGTACTTCAAAAGTTTAGTAATCTTGATTTATTTTCAGTTTTTAATGCAATCATAAACTTAGTATACATATTAATGTATTTAACAGTTGTACTCTGCTTAATAAAAATAATAAGCAGTACTTTAGTTTCACCATTTATAAAAGAAAATGTAAAAAGATTTAAAATAATGGGTTGCTGTTTAATAGTAAATACTATGTTTGAATGTATAATTGGATATAATGCAGCAGCTATATCAAAGTCCGTAACAATAATAGGAAGTGATAGTGGAGGAATTACTCCCCCAATGATTATTTGTCTTATTTCAGCTTTAATATGTTTTGTAATTGGGGAAGTTTTTGATAAAGCTATAAAAATTAAAAATGAAAGTGACTTAACAATATAG
- a CDS encoding ABC transporter permease translates to MLFKLSKRNVQRSIKDYSIYFFTLALGVCIFYIFNSVEAQTSLMDMSDNQKMLMKMSTRIIEIVSVFVSFILGFLIIYANNFIIKKRNREFGIYMTLGISRSKITFMLFYETIIVGVMSLVVGLFVGVFLSQGLASVTAKLFSMDMKKYQFVFSKEACIKTIIDFSIMFFITMILNFIVVSRYKLINLINAQRKNEKLKGTNLILSVILFIISIVCLGFAYKLILENALINITDIKFNLSILLGIVGTILFFRSLAGFFIKLVQNDKNLYLKNLNTFTLRQLNSRINTNYISMSIICLMLFISIGMYSTAIGLKRSIESSTELQTPYDVTATEFYKHGEKTHFSNEKLSEILKKLDFNVNDYSKEYLDYNFYNSPVSFIKMFENTSDDFLSKQIKVMMDSNIPIIKLSDYNKLNKIQGKKTIDLKDKEVILVTNISAMENPIKEYIKNNKSIKIGNDEFKINKNYQYQSLKNDLAKNDFVIFVVEDKYADKYDISQKCLSFNYEGDKKDTENKITKYLEKSENKQIQYQKDHGSFLLFVSKQMVLEINMSNSAMFLYIGLYIGIIFLISSAAVLALNQLSGATESLGRYEILKKLGVSSKMINRSIFIQVFIYFSLPIALALVHSYFGIKVANNVVKMFGDYDTVGTNVGAVLSICVIYAIYFFGTYKAYKRIVNKNN, encoded by the coding sequence ATGTTATTTAAGCTTTCCAAAAGAAATGTTCAAAGAAGTATAAAAGATTATAGTATTTACTTTTTTACCCTTGCCCTAGGAGTTTGTATATTTTATATATTCAACTCAGTAGAAGCACAAACATCCCTTATGGATATGTCAGATAATCAAAAAATGCTAATGAAAATGTCAACTAGGATAATCGAAATAGTATCAGTTTTTGTGTCTTTCATCCTAGGATTTTTAATAATATATGCAAATAACTTTATAATTAAAAAAAGAAATAGAGAGTTTGGTATATATATGACACTAGGTATTAGTAGAAGTAAAATTACTTTTATGCTGTTTTATGAAACTATAATAGTTGGGGTTATGTCTTTAGTAGTAGGGCTATTTGTGGGAGTATTTTTATCACAAGGACTAGCTTCAGTTACTGCAAAATTATTTTCAATGGATATGAAAAAATATCAATTTGTATTTTCAAAAGAAGCTTGTATAAAAACAATAATAGATTTTAGCATAATGTTTTTTATAACTATGATTCTAAACTTTATAGTAGTTTCAAGATATAAGCTTATAAATTTAATAAATGCCCAAAGAAAAAATGAAAAGTTAAAAGGTACAAACTTAATATTATCTGTAATACTGTTTATAATATCTATAGTTTGTTTAGGATTTGCATATAAATTGATTTTAGAAAATGCTCTTATAAACATAACAGATATTAAATTTAATTTATCTATACTTTTAGGAATTGTAGGTACGATATTATTTTTCAGATCTTTGGCAGGATTTTTTATAAAATTAGTTCAAAATGATAAAAACTTATATTTAAAAAATCTTAACACTTTCACTTTAAGACAATTAAACAGCAGAATTAATACAAACTATATATCAATGAGCATTATATGCTTAATGTTATTTATTTCAATTGGTATGTATTCTACAGCAATAGGATTAAAAAGATCTATAGAAAGTTCGACAGAGCTTCAAACTCCATATGATGTGACTGCTACAGAATTTTATAAGCATGGAGAAAAGACACACTTTAGTAATGAAAAATTAAGTGAAATACTTAAAAAGCTAGATTTTAATGTAAATGATTACTCAAAAGAATACTTGGATTATAATTTTTACAACTCTCCTGTGAGTTTTATTAAAATGTTTGAAAATACTTCAGATGATTTTTTATCTAAACAAATAAAAGTTATGATGGATTCTAATATTCCTATTATAAAACTATCAGATTATAATAAGCTAAATAAAATACAAGGCAAAAAAACAATAGATTTAAAAGATAAAGAAGTAATTTTGGTTACAAACATATCTGCTATGGAGAATCCAATAAAAGAATATATAAAAAATAATAAAAGTATAAAAATAGGAAATGATGAATTTAAAATAAATAAAAATTACCAATATCAATCTTTAAAGAATGATTTAGCTAAAAATGATTTTGTGATATTTGTAGTTGAAGATAAATACGCAGATAAATATGATATAAGTCAAAAATGTTTAAGCTTTAATTATGAAGGAGATAAAAAAGATACAGAAAATAAAATAACAAAGTATCTTGAAAAAAGTGAAAATAAACAAATTCAATATCAAAAAGACCATGGGTCATTCTTATTATTTGTGAGTAAACAAATGGTTTTAGAAATTAATATGTCTAACTCAGCTATGTTTTTATATATAGGTTTATATATAGGGATAATATTCTTAATATCTAGTGCAGCAGTACTTGCACTTAACCAATTATCAGGAGCAACTGAAAGTTTAGGAAGATATGAAATACTTAAAAAACTTGGAGTAAGTTCAAAGATGATAAACAGATCAATTTTTATACAAGTTTTCATATATTTCTCACTTCCAATAGCCCTAGCATTAGTTCATAGTTATTTTGGAATAAAGGTAGCAAATAACGTAGTTAAAATGTTTGGAGACTATGATACAGTAGGAACCAATGTAGGTGCAGTATTAAGTATATGTGTAATTTATGCTATATACTTCTTTGGAACATATAAAGCGTATAAGCGTATTGTAAATAAAAATAATTAA
- the abc-f gene encoding ribosomal protection-like ABC-F family protein — protein MIELEVKNVKKYYGANLIFEDINFDVKTKERVAIVGRNGCGKSSIFNIIVDKEKQDKGEILKRKNLKLGYLEQIPKFENYKVKEILNLGFSHLIKLEENLRDLEKDMKNENCDMEKILNKYSNLQQEYESLGGYEKETKISKVCTGLNINEDFLKAEFYSLSGGEKTRVMLGKILIESPDLLLLDEPTNHLDMKSIEWLESYLKDYDGSVIIVSHDRYFLDKVVNKVVEIENLTSKTYIGNYSSYLSQKEEALILANQNYKEQQKKIKAMEESIKQLKVFSRNGSNEKFVKRAQSMQKRLDKIDKLENPNKKIENMKININNNSKQSQDVILIKEGSKAFDNKLLFKDVDILVRKGENIALIGDNGCGKSTLVKIILQEEKLDSGNLKVASSSKIGYLPQNIEFEYKEKTILDWFREDIVITEGKAREYLSKYMFFKEDVFKKVKSLSGGEKSRLKLSKILYFEVNLLILDEPTNHLDIESINNLEKVLKDFKGSILFVSHDRYFINNLCNKILSIEDNQVLSWNGNYDYYKEKREELKNKVKPVEVIKISKKTEKTKAKEERKINKYKIEKDMEKLEGNIKELDFKIQNIDCDYIKLQSFLEEKINLKGN, from the coding sequence ATGATAGAACTAGAAGTAAAAAATGTAAAAAAGTACTATGGAGCAAATTTAATATTTGAAGATATTAATTTTGATGTAAAAACTAAAGAAAGAGTAGCTATAGTAGGAAGAAATGGGTGTGGGAAAAGTAGTATATTCAATATAATAGTAGATAAAGAAAAACAAGATAAAGGAGAAATATTAAAAAGAAAAAATTTAAAATTAGGTTACTTAGAACAAATACCAAAATTTGAAAATTATAAAGTAAAAGAAATTTTAAACCTAGGATTTTCACATTTAATAAAACTTGAGGAAAACTTAAGAGATTTAGAAAAAGATATGAAAAATGAAAATTGTGATATGGAGAAAATTCTTAACAAGTACAGCAATCTTCAACAGGAATATGAAAGCCTAGGAGGTTATGAAAAAGAAACTAAAATATCTAAGGTATGTACTGGATTAAATATAAATGAAGATTTTTTAAAAGCAGAATTTTACTCTCTAAGTGGAGGAGAAAAAACTAGAGTTATGCTAGGAAAAATATTAATTGAAAGTCCAGATCTTTTATTACTAGATGAACCGACAAATCATCTTGATATGAAAAGTATAGAGTGGCTTGAAAGCTATTTAAAAGATTATGATGGAAGTGTAATTATAGTATCTCATGATAGATACTTTTTAGATAAGGTTGTAAACAAAGTAGTTGAAATTGAAAACTTAACTTCAAAAACTTATATAGGAAACTATTCAAGTTACTTAAGTCAAAAAGAAGAAGCTTTAATTTTGGCAAACCAGAACTATAAAGAACAACAAAAGAAAATAAAAGCTATGGAAGAATCTATAAAACAATTAAAAGTATTTTCAAGAAATGGATCTAATGAGAAATTCGTAAAAAGAGCACAAAGTATGCAAAAGAGGTTAGATAAAATTGATAAATTAGAAAATCCAAATAAGAAAATCGAAAATATGAAAATAAATATAAATAATAACAGTAAACAATCTCAAGATGTTATTTTAATAAAAGAAGGAAGTAAAGCATTTGATAATAAACTATTATTTAAAGATGTAGACATCTTAGTAAGAAAAGGAGAAAACATAGCCTTAATAGGAGATAATGGATGTGGCAAATCAACACTTGTAAAAATAATACTACAAGAAGAAAAACTAGATAGTGGAAACTTAAAAGTAGCAAGTAGTTCTAAAATAGGATATCTTCCACAAAATATAGAATTTGAATATAAAGAAAAAACTATACTAGATTGGTTTAGAGAAGATATAGTTATAACAGAAGGAAAAGCCAGAGAATACTTATCTAAATACATGTTTTTTAAAGAAGATGTATTTAAAAAAGTAAAATCTCTATCAGGTGGAGAAAAATCACGACTTAAACTAAGTAAGATACTTTACTTTGAAGTGAATTTACTAATATTAGATGAACCGACAAATCATTTAGATATTGAAAGTATAAATAATTTAGAAAAAGTATTAAAAGACTTTAAGGGAAGTATTTTATTTGTATCCCATGATAGATATTTTATAAATAATTTATGTAATAAAATATTATCAATAGAAGACAATCAAGTTCTAAGCTGGAATGGAAACTATGATTACTATAAAGAAAAAAGAGAAGAACTAAAAAATAAAGTAAAACCGGTTGAAGTTATTAAAATATCTAAAAAAACAGAAAAAACTAAAGCAAAAGAAGAAAGAAAAATAAATAAATACAAAATAGAAAAAGACATGGAAAAATTAGAAGGTAACATAAAAGAATTAGATTTTAAAATACAAAATATAGATTGTGATTATATAAAATTACAAAGCTTCCTTGAAGAAAAAATAAACTTGAAGGGGAATTAG
- a CDS encoding response regulator transcription factor — MKKIIIIEDEEKIRNELKCFLTNYDYEVIAVSDFENVVDEVLSLEAHLILLDINLPVCDGYYLCRKIREKSDVPIIVVTSRDTEMDELMSMNLGADDFITKPYNTQILLARINSLLKRTYKKANTDIIKYKELELDLSKNSASFENQEVELTKNEFRILNCLIKNEGKIVSRGDLMDYLWDLDLFIDDNTLTVNINRLRKKLSEIGCSGYIETKRGRGYIMP, encoded by the coding sequence ATGAAAAAAATTATTATTATAGAAGATGAAGAAAAAATAAGAAATGAATTAAAATGCTTTTTAACTAATTATGATTATGAAGTTATTGCTGTTTCAGACTTTGAAAATGTAGTAGACGAAGTTTTAAGTTTAGAAGCACATTTAATTTTACTAGATATAAACCTTCCTGTATGTGATGGTTATTACTTATGTAGAAAAATCAGAGAAAAATCAGATGTTCCAATAATTGTAGTTACAAGTAGAGATACTGAAATGGATGAGCTAATGAGTATGAACTTAGGGGCTGATGACTTTATAACAAAACCATATAACACACAAATTCTACTTGCACGCATAAATTCACTTTTAAAAAGAACTTACAAAAAAGCTAATACAGATATAATTAAATATAAAGAATTAGAACTAGATTTATCTAAAAATAGTGCAAGCTTTGAAAATCAAGAAGTAGAGCTTACTAAAAATGAGTTTAGAATACTAAATTGCCTTATAAAAAATGAAGGAAAGATAGTTTCAAGAGGAGATTTAATGGATTATTTATGGGATCTAGATTTATTTATAGATGATAATACCCTTACAGTTAATATAAATAGACTTAGAAAAAAATTAAGTGAAATTGGATGTAGTGGATATATAGAAACTAAAAGGGGGAGAGGCTATATAATGCCGTAA
- a CDS encoding YciI family protein, with amino-acid sequence MKYFIVEGILKSTNEIDKDTMTKHMNYSQKAMDEGLILMSGLKENMSGGIFIMKSDSIENIKEYLDNEPFKLEGIQDYKIVEFSPHYFNESPSEWFK; translated from the coding sequence ATGAAATATTTTATTGTTGAAGGTATATTAAAAAGTACAAATGAAATTGATAAGGACACTATGACAAAACATATGAATTATTCTCAAAAGGCAATGGATGAAGGACTTATATTAATGTCTGGGCTTAAAGAAAATATGAGTGGTGGAATATTTATTATGAAATCAGATTCCATTGAAAATATAAAAGAGTATTTAGACAATGAACCATTTAAACTTGAGGGAATACAAGATTATAAAATTGTAGAATTTTCGCCTCATTATTTTAATGAATCACCTAGTGAATGGTTTAAATAA
- a CDS encoding sigma factor, with the protein MIKSNILNKVRGFDIGKELSVEETLIKQSQWGNDDAFEKLIDRYEGYLYKMAFLYVKNEQDAMDIYQETVLKAYLNITKLKDRKAFKTWITKILVNNVYTKNNQVKKIQENHIKLDTKEFNNYKVKNKMVYDNVTSENIYKIGYHDTNEFLTIKFKNFKNKKDSEVTEFKVNISNYK; encoded by the coding sequence ATGATAAAAAGTAATATTTTAAATAAGGTTAGGGGTTTTGATATAGGTAAGGAACTATCCGTAGAAGAAACCTTAATAAAGCAATCACAATGGGGGAATGATGATGCTTTTGAAAAGTTAATAGATAGATATGAAGGATATCTTTATAAAATGGCATTTTTATATGTAAAAAATGAACAAGATGCTATGGATATATACCAAGAAACAGTATTAAAGGCATATTTAAATATAACTAAATTAAAAGATAGAAAAGCATTTAAAACTTGGATAACAAAAATACTTGTAAATAATGTTTATACAAAAAATAATCAAGTTAAAAAAATTCAAGAAAACCATATTAAACTAGATACAAAGGAATTTAATAACTATAAAGTTAAAAATAAAATGGTTTATGATAATGTAACAAGTGAAAATATTTATAAGATAGGTTATCACGATACAAATGAATTTTTAACAATTAAATTTAAAAACTTTAAAAATAAAAAAGATAGTGAAGTTACGGAGTTTAAAGTTAATATAAGTAATTATAAATAA
- a CDS encoding DNA topology modulation protein produces the protein MKIAIIGYSGSGKSTLAKQLSTYYKIPVLFLDKVKFLPNWVDRGLDDSRLMVQDFMKNDSWVIDGNYRDFLQRQRLEEATKIIFLDFPRYSCLYRAFKRYRKYKNKTREDMANGCVEKMDFEFVNWILREGRTKEIKSHYDEIKKEFADKIVILRNQKEIDLFVLNIVNS, from the coding sequence ATGAAAATTGCTATAATAGGTTATAGTGGAAGTGGAAAATCTACACTTGCTAAACAACTTTCAACATACTACAAGATTCCTGTTTTATTTCTTGATAAGGTTAAGTTTTTACCTAATTGGGTTGATCGTGGTTTAGATGACTCTCGTTTGATGGTACAAGATTTTATGAAAAATGATTCTTGGGTAATAGATGGAAATTATAGAGATTTTCTTCAAAGGCAACGGTTAGAAGAAGCTACTAAAATAATATTTTTAGATTTTCCTAGATATTCTTGCCTTTATAGAGCTTTTAAAAGATATCGTAAATATAAAAATAAAACTCGAGAAGATATGGCTAATGGATGTGTTGAAAAAATGGACTTTGAGTTTGTTAATTGGATTCTTCGTGAAGGTCGAACCAAAGAAATCAAGAGTCATTATGATGAGATAAAAAAAGAATTTGCAGATAAGATAGTAATTTTGAGAAATCAAAAAGAAATAGATTTGTTTGTATTAAATATAGTCAATTCATAA
- a CDS encoding RNA polymerase sigma factor: MSVEEIEDLIGEYGNILYKFCIKLTQNKEDAEDLYQQTFLKATELRHKINKNSSPKSFLVSISIKLWKNNIRKNNRRNFIAPTINIDEHEHLEIKDTSFDIELDLLHTEEKNYVNRAIENLKDKYKIVIIMYYTADMSIDEISKSLIIPKGTVKSRLHKARNLIKDELEAIGYERKRC, encoded by the coding sequence TTGAGTGTTGAGGAAATTGAAGATCTTATAGGTGAGTATGGAAATATTTTATACAAATTTTGTATAAAACTTACTCAAAATAAAGAAGATGCAGAAGATCTTTACCAACAAACTTTTTTAAAAGCTACAGAACTTAGGCACAAGATAAATAAAAATTCTAGCCCTAAAAGTTTTTTGGTATCTATTTCAATAAAACTTTGGAAAAATAATATTCGCAAAAATAACAGAAGAAATTTTATAGCTCCAACTATAAATATTGATGAACATGAACATCTAGAAATAAAGGATACTTCCTTTGACATAGAATTGGACCTTTTACATACAGAAGAAAAAAATTATGTAAATAGAGCCATAGAAAATTTAAAAGATAAATATAAAATAGTAATTATAATGTATTATACAGCTGATATGTCTATAGATGAAATTTCAAAGTCTTTAATCATTCCTAAAGGTACTGTAAAAAGCAGATTACACAAAGCTAGAAATTTAATAAAAGACGAATTGGAGGCAATAGGTTATGAAAGAAAAAGATGTTGA
- a CDS encoding PLDc N-terminal domain-containing protein: MLLMLGLVFVFVILAMVFMGIWTYKDASSRGLNATLWTLVVILIPNLIGLLLYFLVGRNSVSGRCENCNATISKSSSYCNKCGEKVNIINPIKDNYSKKYLICFVASIILSILCFVGLIVFAIMGSTSDNFLGGFSLLKVETNIGDHWNVSCYKTNEIEYKTIEIKSGSPKYLFVKGNCESGSLSLIIEQGDKIETIDLTNSSDYKKIDLSKFNEGKIELKLDATGATSSEFKSYWE; the protein is encoded by the coding sequence ATGCTTTTAATGCTAGGGTTGGTTTTTGTTTTCGTAATACTTGCAATGGTTTTTATGGGTATTTGGACTTATAAAGATGCTTCAAGTAGAGGTTTAAATGCAACACTTTGGACACTTGTAGTAATTTTAATTCCAAATTTAATAGGATTATTATTATACTTTTTAGTTGGAAGAAACAGTGTCTCTGGAAGATGTGAAAATTGTAATGCCACTATTTCTAAATCATCATCTTATTGTAATAAATGTGGTGAAAAAGTAAATATTATTAATCCTATTAAAGATAATTATTCAAAGAAATATTTAATTTGTTTTGTAGCAAGTATTATACTTTCAATATTATGCTTTGTAGGTCTTATAGTATTTGCAATAATGGGTTCAACTTCTGATAATTTCCTAGGTGGATTTTCACTTTTAAAAGTTGAAACTAATATAGGAGACCATTGGAATGTATCTTGTTATAAGACAAATGAAATTGAGTACAAAACAATAGAAATAAAATCAGGTTCCCCAAAATATCTTTTCGTTAAAGGAAATTGCGAGTCAGGAAGTTTAAGTTTAATTATTGAACAAGGTGATAAAATAGAAACAATTGACTTAACAAATTCCTCAGATTATAAAAAAATTGACTTAAGTAAATTTAATGAAGGAAAAATAGAACTTAAGCTAGATGCTACTGGTGCTACAAGTTCCGAGTTTAAATCTTACTGGGAGTAA
- a CDS encoding class I SAM-dependent methyltransferase yields the protein MNLLESQIKKYYEGYDEDNRLIKDNSHSIEFITTTKYLDKYISKESKILEVGAATGRYSFYYAKKGCKVTALELSENHIEIMKNKQKENKLKLDIIQGNALDLSKFKNEYYDFVLLLGPMYHLTTKEDRTKCVEEALRVLKPGGIITVAYINRFAHFVDMVNRDKEEIKSKELQNILKNGVEFENKSNYFYFSTYNEIENLMEENDVIKINHIATDGIADMMRGRINSFTKEEFNLWLKYHLETCENPNLIGYSKHSLYIGRK from the coding sequence ATGAATTTATTAGAATCACAAATAAAAAAATACTACGAAGGATATGATGAAGACAACAGACTTATAAAAGATAACTCTCATAGCATTGAATTTATTACTACTACTAAATACTTAGACAAATATATATCGAAAGAATCTAAAATACTTGAAGTAGGAGCAGCGACAGGAAGATACTCTTTTTATTATGCTAAAAAAGGTTGTAAAGTAACAGCTTTAGAACTATCAGAAAATCATATAGAAATTATGAAAAATAAACAAAAAGAAAATAAGCTTAAACTAGATATAATTCAAGGAAATGCACTAGATTTAAGTAAATTTAAAAATGAATACTACGACTTTGTATTACTTCTAGGGCCAATGTATCACCTTACAACTAAAGAAGATAGAACTAAGTGTGTAGAGGAAGCACTACGAGTATTAAAGCCAGGTGGAATAATTACAGTAGCTTATATAAACAGATTTGCTCATTTTGTTGATATGGTAAATAGAGATAAAGAAGAAATTAAATCTAAAGAGCTACAAAACATATTAAAAAATGGTGTAGAATTTGAAAACAAAAGCAACTATTTCTATTTTTCCACATATAATGAAATTGAAAACTTAATGGAAGAAAATGATGTTATAAAAATTAATCATATAGCAACGGATGGAATAGCAGATATGATGAGAGGTAGAATAAATTCTTTTACAAAAGAAGAATTTAATTTATGGCTTAAATATCACTTAGAAACTTGTGAAAATCCAAATTTAATAGGTTATAGTAAACATAGCTTATATATTGGAAGAAAATAA